The genomic region AAGTAATGGAAAGAATGATGGAATTTTTCATTAAAACAATACCTGAAAATAGTGATATAAATAGGATTAGTGAACAACTAGTACCTTATGTAGAAGTAGAAATAAAAGAGAAATTAGATGAAATGATAGTTGCTATTCTTAGTGGTAGTTTACTGTTTGTATTCTCGAATCAAACAAAAGCAATATGCATTGATGTTCGAACATATCCGACTAGAGGCATGCAAGAACCGGAAGATGATAGGGTTTTAAGAGGGTCTAGAGATGGGTTTGTGGAAACCATTATTTTTAATACAGCGCTTATTAGAAGACGGATAAGAGATGAAAGATTGGTAATGGAATATATTTGTGTTGGTAGCAAGAGTAAGACAGATATTGTTTTAAGTTATTTAGATGGAGTAGTAGATAAAGAAGTAGTAACAAACCTAAAAAAACAACTAGAAAATATCCAGGTTCAAGCACTAACAATGGCACAAGAGAGTTTAGCAGAAGTATTAGTAGAAGGGAAATGGATTAGTCCTTTTCCCAAAGTCCGTTATAGTGAACGTCCAGATATGGCTAGTAGTTGTATTTTAGAAGGAAAAATCGTAGTGATTATTGATAATTGTCCTAGTGTTCTTATTTTACCAACATATTTCTTGGATTTTCTACAAGTTGCACAAGATTATTATATGCCACCAATGATTGGTACTTATTTAAGGATTGTAAGAATATTTGTGTTTTTTACTACTTTATTATTAACTCCTTTATGGTATTATTTTAATCAAAATCCAGAACTACTAAATGAACAGTTCTCTTTTTTGATTTTAAAAGATGTTACAAATATACCAATTATTTTACAATTTCTTATATTAGAATATACAATTGATGCTTTAAAACTAGCATCTTTAAATACACCTTCTTCACTAAGTGGTTCTTTTAGTATTTTAGGTGCTTTATTATTAGGTGATTTTGCAGTAAAATCAGGATGGTTTAATAGTGAGATTATTTTATATATGGCTTATGTCGCATTAGCAAATTTCACACTTCCAAGTTATGAAATGGGGTATGCTATTAAGTTTATGAGAGTCTTGTTTTTAGTTCTGATATGCCTCTTTCCAAAGTATGGACAATTACTAGGTATCGTTGTCTTATTTGTTGTTTTATATCGTTCGAAAACGATATCTAAACAAAGTTATTTATATCCGCTAATACCATTTGATTTTAGAGAATTAAAAAAAGTATTTATAAGAACAAAAATTAGATGAAATAGCTAGCTTTTTTGGTTTAATTCCTATACAATTGTAGGTAAATAGGGAGTGATTAAATGAAAGTTTCAACAAGAGGAAGATATGCATTACGTTTTATGATATATTTAGCCAGACATAATGAAGAAAAAAGAGTCTCATTAAAAGATGTGGCTAAAGAAGAAGATATTTCAGTGAAATATTTAGAACATATTGTTACACAATTATCGAGAGCAAATATGGTAGCATCTTCAAGAGGTGCAAAAGGTGGATATTGTCTAGTGAAACCAGCAGAAGAGTACTTAGTAGGAGAAGTGCTTGAAGTGGTAGAAGGTAGTCTAAGTCCAGTTGCTTGTATTGATTTACATGACTGTAATCGAGAAGTAGAGTGTCGTACATGTGATTTATGGAAAGGGTTAAAAGACGTTATATACGATTATTTAAACTCTTATACATTGCAAGATTTAGCTGATAAAAAACAAGAGAGTATCTGTTGATACTCTTTTTATGTGTAATAAAGTTAATTATCATAAATATTGCTCTATTGCTATACGGATGTTATGATAGTCAAGAAGTCATGAATGGTTTTCGTTCATCTTAAGGAGATAAAACAATGATATATAATAATATAAAAGAATTAGTTGGAAATACGCCAGTAGTAAAACTACAAGGATTCCAAAAAGAAGTAGAAAGTAAAGCAACTATGATTGCTAAATTAGAGTCTTACAACCCTAGTGGTTCTTGTAAAGATCGTATTAGTCAAGCAATGATTGAAAAAGCAATAGAAGATGGGTTTATTAATCAAGATACGATGATTATCGAACCTACTAGTGGAAATACAGGTATTGGTTTAGCTGCTATTTGTGCTAGTATGGGATTAAAGATAACATTAGTAATGCCAGAAAGTATGTCTTTAGAAAGAAGAAAGCTAATTCAAGCTTATGGTGCATCCATTGTTCTATCACCAGCTAGTAAAGGGATGCAAGGGTCTATTGATATGGCAAAACAATTACAACAAGATAATCCAAATAGCTTTATTTGTGATCAGTTTCATAATCCTGCCAATCCAATGATGCATTATACAACAACTGGTCCAGAATTATGGCAACAAATGGATGGAAATATAGATGTATTTGTAGCGGGTGTAGGAACAGGTGGTACAATTAGTGGGATTGGTAAGTATTTGAAAGAACAAAATCCAAATATTGAAATAGTAGCTATTGAGCCAAGTGATAGTCCATTGTTATCAAAAGGAACAACTGGACCTCATAAAATTCAAGGTATTGGAGCAAACTTTATACCTGGTACATTAGATACCGCTATTTATGATCGTATTATTCCAGTAGGAATCGAAGATGCTTTAAATAGTGCTAAAATCGTTGCTAAAAAAGATGGTATTTTAGTAGGGATATCAAGTGGAGCAGCATTATTTGGTGCTAGTGTATTAGCTTTAGAAAAGAAATATCAAGGAAAAACAATTGTTATTTTATTACCTGATGGAGGAGACCGTTATTTTTCAACTGATTTATTTTAGGAGGAACTATGAATATTGATAGTAAGTTAATGAAGAAAATAATTTTTATGATTAGTTATACGATTTTATTTTTTATGGCATTATTAAATTTAGATACCGTACTATATTATTGTAATACAATGATTAGTGTTTTATTTCCTTTTTTATTAGGAGCAGCTATTTCATTTATTTTAAATATACCAATGATGTCCATTGAAAAGAGAATTACAAATAAGTTTAAAAAGAAATCAAAATTAGTAAGACCACTTAGTTATTTTGGAGCATTGGGTTTTGTTTTATTTTTAATGGGAATTGTTATTTTTATTGTAATGCCAGAATTAACAGCAACGATTATATCTTTATCAAAAACTCTAGAAACATTTCTTCCTCAAGCCATTGAGTGGTTAGAATCAATGATAGAAAATCCAGAAATTATTACATGGTTAGAAAGTTTACAAGTGAATTGGGAATCAATTATTGATAGTGTAGTTTCTATTACAAAAGGAAGTTTAACAAATGTTATTAGTTCTTCTTTTGAAATTACAAAAACAATCATTAGTGGTTTAGTGAATTTCTTTATAGGACTTATTTTTTCTTGTTATGTGCTATTACAAAAAGAAACATTATGTTATCATCTAAAGAAAATCATTTATGCTTTTTTAGATAAAACAAAAGCAAGACAAGTAATAGATATATTAAAACTAACAAATACAACATTTTATCATTTTATTACAGGACAATGTTTAGAAGCTTTGATTTTAGGTTTTATGTTCTTTGTAGTAATGATTGTATTACAAATGCCTTATGCATTATTGGTAGGAGTTTTAATTAGTGTAACAGCATTAATACCAATTGTAGGAGCTTTTATAGGATGTTTTGTTGGAGCATTTTTAATCTTGATGGTTAATCCAATGCAAGCAGGATTGTTTGTAATTATCTTTCTAGTATTACAACAAATAGAAGGAAATATTATTTATCCTCAAGTAGTTGGTAATTCAGTAGGATTACCTTCTATATGGGTATTGTTTTCTGTGGTAGTAGGAGGAAACTTATTTGGTGTGTTAGGAATGTTATTATTTATACCAATTAATTCTGTACTTTATACACTATTTAAAAAGAAAGTAAACAAGCTTCTAACAAACAAAAAATTAGTAATAAAAAAATAAGACGATCGTCTTATTTTTTATTTGCCATGTCTTCTAATGCATCGCCTGTTAAACGATACGTAGACCATTCTTTCATTACAATAGCTCCTAATGAAAGATAGAAGTCAATACTTGGTTGATTCCAATCCAAACATGCCCATTCTAATCTACCATAATCATTTTCTTTACAAATACTAGCTAATTTTTGTAAGAATTGTTTTCCGTATCCTAAATGACGATGTTCTTTTAAAATAAATAAATCTTCTAAATAAATTCCAGGTTTTGCTAGGAAAGTAGAAAAACTTGTAAAATAGATAGCAATCCCAACATCACTACCATCGACACTTCCTAATAAAACAAAGGCAACAGGGTTATCAAATAACCATTGTTCTAATAAGGATTCAGTTGCTTGAACATCCTCTAACATATCTTCATAAACTGCTAATTGTTTGATAAAAAAGAGTATTGTTGGAATATCTTTTTTAGTTGCTTGACGAAATTGTAAGTTCATATATATACCTCCTAATCCATATCATATCATTTTCTTTTACTTTATGATATAGTAAATAAAAAGGTGGTAAAAAGATGAATGAATATGTAAAAAAAATAACAAAAGAAGTATTAAGCATTGATAGTCCAACTGGATATTGCCAAGATGTTTGTGAATATGTAGAAAAACAAGCACAGTCTCTTGGTTATCAAACAAAACGTAGTGTAAAAGGAAATGTATTAATTTATGTACCAGGTACTAGTGAAAAAACAATTGGTATATGTGGTCATGTTGATACATTAGGATTAATGGTACGTAGTATAAAAGCAGATGGAACATTAGCTTTTACAAATATAGGAGGACCTATCATTCCTACTTTGGATGGTGAATATTGTCGTATTATAACAAGAGATAAGAAAGTATATACGGGAACTATTTTAAGTAACTCACCAGCAGCACATGTATTTAAAGATGCAAGTAGTGTCGCTAGAGAATGTGAAACGATGCATGTTCGTATTGATGAAGTTGTCAAAAATAAAGAAGATGTACAAGCGTTAGGAATGAATCATGGTGATTATATAGCGATTGATCCTAAAACAACGATTACAGATAGTGGTTTTATTAAATCTAGATTCTTAGATGATAAACTAAGTGTTGCTTGTTTTTTTGGAGTATTGAAAGAATTAAAAGAAAAGAAGATTGTTCCTAGTAATAATACTATCTTTATTATTTCTACTTATGAAGAAGTAGGGCATGGTAGTAGTCATATTCCTAGTGAAATTAGTGAATTATTAGCAGTAGATATGGGGTGTGTTGGCAGTGATTTAGCATGTAGCCAATATGATGTTAGTATTTGTGCCAAA from Tannockella kyphosi harbors:
- a CDS encoding spore germination protein, coding for MGLQEQLDDRLQIERNFDIVKRELIIKQDSYYFYFIDGFIKDEVMERMMEFFIKTIPENSDINRISEQLVPYVEVEIKEKLDEMIVAILSGSLLFVFSNQTKAICIDVRTYPTRGMQEPEDDRVLRGSRDGFVETIIFNTALIRRRIRDERLVMEYICVGSKSKTDIVLSYLDGVVDKEVVTNLKKQLENIQVQALTMAQESLAEVLVEGKWISPFPKVRYSERPDMASSCILEGKIVVIIDNCPSVLILPTYFLDFLQVAQDYYMPPMIGTYLRIVRIFVFFTTLLLTPLWYYFNQNPELLNEQFSFLILKDVTNIPIILQFLILEYTIDALKLASLNTPSSLSGSFSILGALLLGDFAVKSGWFNSEIILYMAYVALANFTLPSYEMGYAIKFMRVLFLVLICLFPKYGQLLGIVVLFVVLYRSKTISKQSYLYPLIPFDFRELKKVFIRTKIR
- a CDS encoding RrF2 family transcriptional regulator; this translates as MKVSTRGRYALRFMIYLARHNEEKRVSLKDVAKEEDISVKYLEHIVTQLSRANMVASSRGAKGGYCLVKPAEEYLVGEVLEVVEGSLSPVACIDLHDCNREVECRTCDLWKGLKDVIYDYLNSYTLQDLADKKQESIC
- the cysK gene encoding cysteine synthase A; protein product: MIYNNIKELVGNTPVVKLQGFQKEVESKATMIAKLESYNPSGSCKDRISQAMIEKAIEDGFINQDTMIIEPTSGNTGIGLAAICASMGLKITLVMPESMSLERRKLIQAYGASIVLSPASKGMQGSIDMAKQLQQDNPNSFICDQFHNPANPMMHYTTTGPELWQQMDGNIDVFVAGVGTGGTISGIGKYLKEQNPNIEIVAIEPSDSPLLSKGTTGPHKIQGIGANFIPGTLDTAIYDRIIPVGIEDALNSAKIVAKKDGILVGISSGAALFGASVLALEKKYQGKTIVILLPDGGDRYFSTDLF
- a CDS encoding AI-2E family transporter; this translates as MNIDSKLMKKIIFMISYTILFFMALLNLDTVLYYCNTMISVLFPFLLGAAISFILNIPMMSIEKRITNKFKKKSKLVRPLSYFGALGFVLFLMGIVIFIVMPELTATIISLSKTLETFLPQAIEWLESMIENPEIITWLESLQVNWESIIDSVVSITKGSLTNVISSSFEITKTIISGLVNFFIGLIFSCYVLLQKETLCYHLKKIIYAFLDKTKARQVIDILKLTNTTFYHFITGQCLEALILGFMFFVVMIVLQMPYALLVGVLISVTALIPIVGAFIGCFVGAFLILMVNPMQAGLFVIIFLVLQQIEGNIIYPQVVGNSVGLPSIWVLFSVVVGGNLFGVLGMLLFIPINSVLYTLFKKKVNKLLTNKKLVIKK
- a CDS encoding GNAT family N-acetyltransferase, whose protein sequence is MNLQFRQATKKDIPTILFFIKQLAVYEDMLEDVQATESLLEQWLFDNPVAFVLLGSVDGSDVGIAIYFTSFSTFLAKPGIYLEDLFILKEHRHLGYGKQFLQKLASICKENDYGRLEWACLDWNQPSIDFYLSLGAIVMKEWSTYRLTGDALEDMANKK
- a CDS encoding M42 family metallopeptidase, encoding MNEYVKKITKEVLSIDSPTGYCQDVCEYVEKQAQSLGYQTKRSVKGNVLIYVPGTSEKTIGICGHVDTLGLMVRSIKADGTLAFTNIGGPIIPTLDGEYCRIITRDKKVYTGTILSNSPAAHVFKDASSVARECETMHVRIDEVVKNKEDVQALGMNHGDYIAIDPKTTITDSGFIKSRFLDDKLSVACFFGVLKELKEKKIVPSNNTIFIISTYEEVGHGSSHIPSEISELLAVDMGCVGSDLACSQYDVSICAKDSSGPYDYELTSKLINLAKDNQLNYAVDIYPFYGSDVSAALRGGNDIRGALIGPGVHASHGMERTHMQAVENTIALILAYLQA